One genomic segment of Mesoterricola silvestris includes these proteins:
- a CDS encoding NHLP family bacteriocin export ABC transporter peptidase/permease/ATPase subunit, translating into MQGLATRRRVRTPTVLQMEATECGAASLAIILAHHKRIVALEELRAACGVTRDGAKATNVLKAGRKYGLEARAFKREVEGLERIPLPAVLFWNFNHFLVLEGWNPRGVFLNDPASGPRRASWDEFDEAYTGVVLTFEPTPAFEPGGTRPGLLRVLASRLAQSRGAVGYLTLVGLATALPALALPAFLQILVDRVIVAHSVGWIRPLLTGLLLLTLSRALLGHLQGRVLLRLQMKLTVTGMSTFLWHLLRLPAAFYTQRYGGDLAVRVANNRGVAAFLCGRLANSAVQLLLALVMMGMMACYDLGLAMVALGGVALLVGATVLANRQRADANRSFLKDLGKAGGVLVGGVSAIESIKASGGESDLFSRWAGYQATYLSARQKANHVSLIFMALPPLAMGLAQATVLALGALRVIKGGLTVGQLVAFQSLLAAFLAPTMGLVAMAGEIQELQGVMEGLDDVQRNPLDPGALSGGEPGEPRRMAGHLELHGLTYGYSPQEPPLLEGLDLRIRPGSRVALVGPSGCGKSTVAKLVTGLARPWGGEIHLDGRPREHWPRKVVAGCLALVDQDIVLFDGTVRDNLTLWDTTVPEEALVRACRDACIHEDISARQGGYEGRVDEGGANFSGGQRQRLEIARALVGDPRILVLDEATSALDAATEHRIDQNLRRRGCSCLIIAHRLSTIRDADEILVIDKGKVVQRGNHAELMAAGGLYALLAQEAECSA; encoded by the coding sequence ATGCAGGGACTGGCCACCCGCAGGCGCGTGAGGACGCCCACCGTCCTGCAGATGGAGGCGACGGAATGCGGCGCCGCCTCCCTGGCCATCATTCTGGCCCACCACAAGCGCATCGTGGCGCTGGAGGAGCTGCGGGCGGCCTGCGGCGTCACCCGGGACGGCGCCAAGGCCACCAACGTGTTGAAGGCCGGCCGGAAATACGGGCTGGAGGCCCGGGCCTTCAAGCGGGAGGTGGAAGGCCTGGAAAGGATTCCCCTGCCCGCGGTCCTCTTCTGGAACTTCAATCATTTCCTGGTGCTGGAGGGGTGGAACCCCAGGGGCGTCTTTCTCAACGACCCGGCCTCGGGGCCGCGAAGGGCTTCCTGGGATGAATTCGACGAAGCCTACACGGGGGTGGTGCTCACCTTCGAACCCACCCCGGCCTTTGAACCGGGCGGCACCCGCCCGGGTCTCCTGCGGGTTCTGGCCAGCCGCCTGGCCCAGTCCCGGGGGGCGGTGGGATACCTGACCCTGGTGGGCCTGGCCACGGCCCTGCCCGCCCTGGCCCTTCCGGCCTTCCTCCAGATACTGGTGGACCGGGTGATCGTGGCCCATTCCGTAGGCTGGATCAGGCCCCTTCTGACGGGTCTCCTGCTCCTGACCCTTTCCCGCGCGCTGCTGGGCCACCTGCAGGGGCGCGTGCTTCTGCGGCTGCAGATGAAGTTGACGGTGACGGGCATGAGCACCTTCCTTTGGCACCTCCTCCGCTTGCCCGCGGCCTTCTACACCCAGCGCTATGGGGGTGACCTGGCCGTGCGGGTGGCCAACAACCGGGGGGTCGCGGCCTTCCTATGCGGCCGGCTGGCGAACAGCGCGGTGCAGCTCCTGCTGGCCCTCGTGATGATGGGAATGATGGCCTGCTACGACCTGGGCTTGGCCATGGTGGCCCTGGGGGGGGTCGCCCTGCTGGTTGGAGCGACGGTGCTGGCCAACCGCCAACGGGCGGACGCCAACCGATCCTTCCTGAAGGACCTGGGCAAGGCCGGGGGCGTGCTCGTGGGCGGGGTGAGCGCCATCGAATCCATCAAGGCCAGCGGCGGAGAATCGGACCTTTTCTCCCGGTGGGCCGGTTACCAGGCCACCTACCTGAGCGCGCGGCAGAAGGCCAACCACGTGAGTCTGATCTTCATGGCCCTGCCCCCCCTGGCCATGGGCCTGGCCCAGGCCACCGTGCTGGCCCTGGGGGCCCTCCGGGTGATCAAGGGCGGTTTGACGGTTGGGCAGCTCGTGGCCTTCCAGAGCCTCCTTGCGGCCTTCCTGGCCCCCACCATGGGGCTGGTGGCCATGGCGGGGGAGATCCAGGAACTCCAGGGCGTCATGGAGGGCCTGGATGATGTGCAGCGGAACCCCCTGGACCCCGGCGCCCTCTCCGGGGGGGAGCCCGGGGAACCCAGGCGCATGGCGGGCCACTTGGAACTGCATGGGTTGACCTACGGCTATTCGCCCCAGGAGCCTCCCCTCCTCGAGGGCCTGGATCTGCGCATCCGGCCCGGGTCCCGGGTGGCCCTGGTGGGCCCCTCCGGGTGCGGAAAATCGACCGTCGCCAAGCTGGTCACCGGCCTGGCTAGGCCCTGGGGGGGGGAAATCCACCTGGACGGCCGCCCCAGGGAGCACTGGCCCCGGAAGGTGGTGGCGGGGTGCCTGGCCCTGGTGGACCAGGATATCGTCCTCTTTGATGGCACCGTCCGGGACAACCTCACGCTCTGGGACACGACGGTCCCCGAGGAGGCCCTGGTGCGGGCCTGCCGGGACGCGTGCATCCACGAGGACATTTCGGCCCGCCAGGGCGGGTACGAGGGCCGCGTGGACGAGGGCGGGGCCAATTTCAGCGGGGGCCAGCGTCAGCGGCTGGAAATCGCCCGGGCCCTGGTGGGCGATCCCAGGATCCTGGTCCTGGATGAGGCCACCAGCGCCCTGGACGCCGCCACCGAGCACCGCATCGACCAGAACCTGAGGCGCAGGGGCTGCAGCTGCCTGATCATCGCCCACCGTCTCAGCACCATCCGGGACGCGGACGAGATCCTCGTCATCGACAAGGGCAAGGTGGTCCAGCGGGGAAACCACGCTGAACTGATGGCGGCGGGGGGGCTCTACGCGCTGCTGGCCCAGGAGGCCGAATGTTCCGCCTGA
- a CDS encoding NHLP leader peptide family RiPP precursor produces the protein MNDKTKDLLAALIHKADQDPVFRTTLLADPRKVLEDMTGKPIPEGISVEVHEASPVHVHIVLPSRQGEEGALSESELEVMGAAVTWTFADCRHH, from the coding sequence ATGAATGATAAGACCAAAGACCTGCTGGCCGCCCTCATCCACAAGGCCGACCAGGACCCGGTCTTCCGCACCACCCTTTTGGCCGATCCCAGGAAGGTCCTCGAGGATATGACCGGCAAGCCCATCCCCGAGGGGATCTCCGTGGAAGTGCACGAGGCCTCCCCGGTCCACGTCCATATCGTTCTTCCATCCAGGCAGGGGGAAGAGGGAGCCCTTTCCGAAAGCGAACTGGAGGTGATGGGCGCGGCGGTCACCTGGACCTTCGCCGATTGCCGCCACCACTAG